The Ciona intestinalis unplaced genomic scaffold, KH HT000015.2, whole genome shotgun sequence nucleotide sequence tttactattgtagtcaatggaagccagggcgttttatgtagtttttcttcgttttttaagttaatttaaatttatagggaaaaataaccatttccaaatatatatatatttctaacaaaccgtttgtttgaactttttttaattaaatttataaaatatctaattttcctaaacaagcgctaaagtgtaagcgttaacctaccaaaaactaaactggcctaataaactggaatagttagtgtagtttttgaaataaatcttttatgtagtttttcttcgttttttgacttaatttgtatttatagaaaaaaaaaaaactatttccaagtatatatatacctctaacaaaccgtttgtttaaatgtttttaattaaatttattacaaaattaaatttcctaaacaagcggtaaactgtaagcgttaacctaccaaataactaactggtcaaataaacttgaatagttggttcagtttttgaaataaacagctaaaacctcccaaaaatactatgcgcctatcttttacaatggagaccaagcgaaatggggacggagttggcggtcacgtgaatagaaaaaagaatatatcgcggttttgggcagttgcgcgttctactcttttttatttctgtgcatGCGATCGactcttaaaaacacaacggttcgtgcaaacataaagatcatgaaaatataaagcagtaaCGTACCTTACGAACACATCATtacaatagttattatcaactttctgttattacaagttcttatacatttgtaggatacaatatttatcaatttacATTCAAACAATATCCATTATCGTTcaaaccagagtccgtatataaacatgagttatttcatcaccatagaaatcttacaggGCAACCAAATGGGGCTAATTTCGCCGATTGTTTACCCTAGCAAcgggaatttttaaacatatttttctgcttagtcgcagtttatttatacaactcaAAAACTTCAAGTCACTTTTaagctttaataaattgaaacaacTACTTGAAAATCtgattttctttaatctgcatcccgtatttgtattaaaaacatgaaatagtataaatttagctatatatgtacatatttatattatgtctatgatCAATTTAGCCCCATTTGCTGTGTgctatgtgatttctatgggcgacatgaaataactcatgtttatatacggactctggttcaaacaataccaatttccatacaataatatacatgtaaaatgttaaaatttataatagtagggcaaggaaaagaatgtttaaacttgtttttcaatgcgtttaatattatttcgtaTTATTtgcgtatattcctatttataaatacacttattaatcaaaattaacaatgattttaaactgtccaatcttatcctgtgtattttttcaaattaataaaaattcacCTATTGTGCGAATCGataataactcctcgtgtgttttattatatgttttaaattgttgtcaattaataaaggaatgatagtactaattcgtggtattacccagaAACCGCCTTGTATTTTGgtattggaaatatttggcaatatgagattaagtgtcccatctccccccttaccccactatatataaaaagttttatagaCAGTAGTATAGCTTGACGAATACAGGATCTATCATATTGTATTTGTACTATAACAAAAACACTGCAGGAAGGCAATACCAACACTACGGGTACTTAGCTCATTACACCTTATACGTTTAATGGAATGCTATCAACTGATGGAAACATGTCGCCCCAACTACAACAAGTTAGTCTTTACTTTAAATTGCTCAACGTTCAATGTAATGAATATATTTCCACAGCATTCCAACGAATTCAGCTCTTGGCCAGCTTCTTCCTTAAGCGAAACTTTTTCCACGATGGGTGCTTTTAGTTGTATTCCTTCCCCTCAAAACCAAGACGTTGGCATCTCGGTAATTAGTTGTGAAACCTTTCACTTCATGACGCTTGGTGGGGTATAACCAAGAAACAATTTACTCAACCAGTATTATAACACGCAGGACTACTGTAAATCCGAACACGACGCTCTACGGTCTCACTTGGCAGAAATTTCCCGAACGTTGAATAATTTGAAAAGCTCCAATGACGTCAGTCCCGACATTCGAAAGCTAGAAGTTAGGTTAAAAGCGATtcaggtgtgacgtcataaatatgTGGATAGTTAAATTGTTGTTGGCTcaataaagaatatgtgtGTTACAGAGAATGACGGCTCAACAAACGGATCGAAGTCTTGCATTGAAGAAAGAGGTCGGCGACAATGATGCTGctaacaagagagcaaacaCTGACTTGACTCAGAAAGTTGAGGAAATTGCCCGAGAAATTGCtcaaattaaagaaaaacaaaatgaacttGAAAGGCAAATTGAATCCACAAGTAGCAGCAGAGAGCAAATGGCACCAggtatatattgtttctatgagAGAGAAAAACATAAGtctttgttaaataattattttctttaaatttcagAAAATTTGTCGCAAATGGTGGATGCTTTTGAGCGTCAGCTTGGTATGTATTACGTCAGAATCGCCGATATGGATCAGCGGTTTCAGGTATTTAGTGTTTACCATATAACTGatgcaaaagtttaaaaaaaagtattttataaggTCATTGAAACTACAAGTTACTCAGGCGTCGTCATTTGGAAAATTCGGGATTTTTCTCGTCGCAAGAGGGAGGCAGTAAGCGGTCGAACGTTGTCTCTATACAGTCAACCATTTTACACGAGTCGTTACGGATACAAGATGTGCGCTCGCGTTTATCTCAATGGAGATGGAATGGGTAAGATGACGGCATtgatcgtgacgtcactgtttttacaattaattaCCGAATATATCAAAAAACAGGCAAAGGAACACATATGTCGCTTTTTTTCGTGGTCATGAAAGGAGAATACGACGCACTACTACCCTGGCCGTTCAGACAAAAGGTATCTGTATAAGATATCTATTCCCATCTAACATTTCTTCTACCAGGTAACACTGATGCTACTGGACCAAGGAATGGACCGACGTCATTTGTCCGACACATTCAGACCGGATCCTACGTCATCATCGTTCAAGAAACCAACTTCCGACATGAACATCGCTTCTGGATGTCCATTGTTCGTAGCACACAACGTCATAGAAGGCAGTTCTTACGTCAAAGAAGACACAATTTTCTTACGTATTCACGTGGATACGTCGGACCTCGaaaatttttaacagattttcGAATCTAATCTAATGATTGTAATTTTACCATGTCTAAAACTCTTTTATATATCTCGCTTCAATTAGCAACAAATCTTTAACAAGTTTATTGGTTGGCTATGTTCCAGAACCAAGAAAGCTGGGCGgcttatatttctattttattctattctgtatgggtgaggtctatgaggacctgggatttaggccagacttggcccattaccgcaacacccttgtacgtcCGGAAGTGACGTGCTCGCGGTAGTGAAGTTCTTTCTTCATGTTCCGACTCTAGTGTTCCGACCAAGTTCCGTTTTCTGTCCCGATTCTTCATccgtatatataggactccatctgcagactatttctgcgaactcgttctccgTTCCGACCAAGTCCCGTTTTCTGTACCGAGCggcttatatttaaataatatctTTTAAGCTGGCGTGGTTAAGGTGGTTGGATTAGGACTTCCGTAACTTTGTCGAATTAGTGGTCTCGTCTATTTCTTTCTCTTGCCATTCTCTCCAAGTTTACACCCTTTCATAAAAATGGTCTTGTACATTGGGCACAACCATTCGTAGGCTTGTCTCTTTCTTTCTCTCGCCTTTTTCTCCAAGTTGACACCCTTCTATAAAAGTGGTTTTATCCATTGGGAACAACCATTTGCGGGGTTGGTGTAAATAATTTCAACATAGGCACACGAACCAAAGTTGACACGAACCGCACGAAAAAGCGGTAAAAGCGCTAGCGAAGGGAGAGCGATTATCGGCTAATAAGAAAGAAGGTCTGCCTCGCGGTCGCCTTGGGTTTGAATCGGATACTGAAATAAGCCGCGATCGTTGTTTAGGTTTAtgataatatttattgaaGATTCAGGTGTTCAGCAAAGTTTAATTAGcaatatagtaatgtggggggagtcgggacacctttagcacataatatccccaaattaacaacggtgtatgaaagtcgcgaggacacgGATATATaatctttgattgttctttgtttacaaccgaattgtatgagaaaataaaaggtgtcccatcttcccctaacctactatttaagtttaacttaaaatgcCAGAACTTTGTATTTGATGGAAAGCAACATTAACAAGGTTAAATCCGATCTATATTGAGTTGGTGAATCGTAATTGGTGAAATTATAGCCGCCCTGACTGCCTATAACGCATGGGTTTATGTCAGCAATATTTTTGAACACGTTATCgaacacgttagtggtcatatagatcctttttcgtcgaacagttgttcttggctttgttgttgttgttgctgatagggcgattttttccgcacttatcctaattcttaattctagcatttttctttaatctcttgattgaaatcaaatcgtaatatatatttataatttttagactgaattttcagatttaaaaccgcacgatgagcgattaattaacgattactttcctcatgcactttacatagcggaaacactgtctggagttTGGCGGGGAACGACGGCACGTTTTAtataagaatgaatgaatgaatgaatgaatgtaacttactttatcctcgcgtagccggaaaacgacagtcgttatcacacgggtttaacacttcgtgccagcttacgagttaccatgtatgttactttgtgggtgataagataagaaatccacacaacgattcacgactgaatcaaactattagcatttaagtggggacgcattaatgcactactcttataccttattatcattaatcgtaattgaaacattatttttaattcaacatcatatgattaatattaacttctaacattacctaattactgcgtgattacggtttgtcaaaattcatgaaaacg carries:
- the LOC100177450 gene encoding TNF receptor-associated factor 3-like isoform X2, yielding MLSTDGNMSPQLQQHSNEFSSWPASSLSETFSTMGAFSCIPSPQNQDVGISDYCKSEHDALRSHLAEISRTLNNLKSSNDVSPDIRKLEVRLKAIQRMTAQQTDRSLALKKEVGDNDAANKRANTDLTQKVEEIAREIAQIKEKQNELERQIESTSSSREQMAPENLSQMVDAFERQLGMYYVRIADMDQRFQVIETTSYSGVVIWKIRDFSRRKREAVSGRTLSLYSQPFYTSRYGYKMCARVYLNGDGMGNTDATGPRNGPTSFVRHIQTGSYVIIVQETNFRHEHRFWMSIVRSTQRHRRQFLRQRRHNFLTYSRGYVGPRKFLTDFRI
- the LOC100177450 gene encoding TNF receptor-associated factor 3-like isoform X1 — encoded protein: MLSTDGNMSPQLQQHSNEFSSWPASSLSETFSTMGAFSCIPSPQNQDVGISDYCKSEHDALRSHLAEISRTLNNLKSSNDVSPDIRKLEVRLKAIQRMTAQQTDRSLALKKEVGDNDAANKRANTDLTQKVEEIAREIAQIKEKQNELERQIESTSSSREQMAPENLSQMVDAFERQLGMYYVRIADMDQRFQVIETTSYSGVVIWKIRDFSRRKREAVSGRTLSLYSQPFYTSRYGYKMCARVYLNGDGMGKGTHMSLFFVVMKGEYDALLPWPFRQKVTLMLLDQGMDRRHLSDTFRPDPTSSSFKKPTSDMNIASGCPLFVAHNVIEGSSYVKEDTIFLRIHVDTSDLENF